A window of the Hordeum vulgare subsp. vulgare chromosome 5H, MorexV3_pseudomolecules_assembly, whole genome shotgun sequence genome harbors these coding sequences:
- the LOC123395485 gene encoding glucan endo-1,3-beta-glucosidase 4-like produces MLGRNNMSPNRLEAVLMLLMFMVYNTSGAFVGINIGTRVSDLTSPSDIVSILKAKKIQHVRLVDSNHEMLVALANTGIEVMVGVPNNHLLRVGQSRSTAADWINKNVAAYIPATNITYIAVGDEILTTVPNAALVLVPALQFLQSALLAANLNTQVKISSPHSMDMISKAFPPSTATFNSTWNLTMSQYLEFLRTTGSSFMLNAQPYYGYVKGQGVFPLQYALFRSLNPNSQIADPNTNLFYTNMFDAMVDATYNSMKAMNFTNIPVMVTASGWPWHSARNEPAADVDNALAYNTNLIRHVLNNSGTPSQPNNQVSTYLFELFNEDLRSGSVSGESWGIMFSNASAVYSLAFEDVATTSTDSPALHGMFCVANSSAPHSALKQSLDWACGPGSANCSAIQPGQPCYKPDDIVAVASYAFNDYYHRTQASGGTCNFNSTATISSTDPSHGSCKFAGSTGANGSTASGPVSQDSSASQSQSFWLTWLIAMLLPVLLLM; encoded by the exons ATGCTTGGGCGCAACAATATGTCGCCCAACAGACTAGAAGCCGTGTTGATGCTGTTGATGTTCATGGTTTACAATACTTCAG GAGCATTTGTTGGTATCAACATTGGCACCAGGGTGTCAGACCTGACATCACCATCAGACATAGTCTCCATCCTTAAAGCCAAGAAGATTCAACATGTTCGCTTGGTTGATTCAAACCATGAGATGCTAGTCGCCCTTGCGAATACTGGAATTGAAGTGATGGTTGGGGTGCCAAATAATCATCTGCTCCGTGTGGGGCAATCTCGTTCGACAGCTGCTGATTGGATTAACAAGAATGTTGCTGCCTACATTCCAGCAACAAACATCACTTACATTGCCGTGGGTGATGAGATTCTTACTACTGTCCCAAATGCAGCTCTTGTTCTAGTACCTGCACTGCAATTCCTCCAATCAGCACTGTTGGCTGCAAACCTCAATACCCAGGTGAAAATATCAAGTCCTCATTCAATGGATATGATCTCTAAGGCATTTCCCCCCTCTACTGCCACTTTCAACTCGACATGGAACTTAACAATGTCCCAGTATCTTGAGTTTCTGAGGACTACAGGATCCTCCTTCATGCTGAATGCTCAACCGTACTATGGTTATGTGAAAGGGCAAGGTGTATTCCCTTTACAGTATGCCCTGTTTCGGTCACTCAATCCCAACAGTCAGATTGCAGATCCCAACACTAATTTGTTCTATACCAATATGTTTGATGCTATGGTTGATGCCACATACAACTCAATGAAAGCAATGAATTTCACCAATATTCCTGTTATGGTCACAGCATCTGGTTGGCCATGGCATAGTGCACGAAATGAGCCGGCTGCTGATGTTGATAATGCTCTGGCCTATAATACAAATCTCATACGCCATGTACTAAATAACTCTGGTACCCCTAGCCAGCCAAATAATCAAGTAAGCACATACCTGTTTGAGTTGTTCAACGAGGATCTTCGGTCAGGATCTGTTTCGGGGGAAAGTTGGGGGATTATGTTTAGCAATGCAAGTGCAGTATACTCCCTGGCATTTGAAGATGTGGCTACAACTAGTACTGATTCACCGGCTTTGCACGGGATGTTTTGTGTGGCAAATTCAAGTGCACCCCATAGTGCATTGAAGCAAAGTTTGGATTGGGCATGTGGCCCTGGTTCTGCAAACTGCAGCGCAATTCAACCTGGGCAGCCGTGCTACAAACCAGATGACATTGTAGCTGTTGCTTCGTATGCCTTCAACGATTATTATCATAGAACACAAGCAAGTGGCGGAACATGCAACTTTAATAGCACAGCAACGATATCATCTACGGATCCAA GCCATGGTTCATGTAAATTCGCAGGAAG CACCGGTGCCAATGGCAGTACGGCTTCTGGACCTGTGAGCCAAGATAGTTCTGCTTCACAGTCTCAATCTTTCTGGTTGACTTGGCTAATCGCCATGCTGCTGCCCGTTCTACTTCTCATGTAA